Within Cryptosporangium aurantiacum, the genomic segment GACGCTGATAGTCCAGGAACGCCACCAGCGACTCGCGGTCGCCAGCGGTCCGAGGCGGCTGGTCCCGGCGATCATCATCCACATGCGCATGATGCCCGACGCGCGGCCGCAAGCCCGGTGCTGCAGCCGCTGCCCGGCCCGGCGTGGCGCGGCCCACCTCCCCGTCGAGGGGTTCCAAACTTTCTGGCCGCCCTCCGGGCGCTAGCGCTCGGCCAGAAACTTCGACCTCGTCCCTTGACGGCGAGCCTCCAGGACCGTGCCAGGCCCCGATAGGCGTTCGCAGCTCGGCGCATGAATGCGCGTCGCTGGGGTCAGCGCGTGCGCGATCCGCAGCGCATTTCAGGGCTGCCAACCGCTGCGCTGAGCCCACCGGGCTGCCCGCGTCAGCGCAGCGTGGATCCAGGGCATCTTGTCGCGGCTGTAGTCATCGACATGGGTCCCATCAGCTGCCAGGCCACGCTTGAGTGCGGCATACTCCATCCGCTCGGGAGGGGTCGCACGCAGCCAGTCCCGGAACAGCAGCGCCTGACGCCACACCGGCGCGTCCACCGCCCGGATGTTGATGTTGACCGGGCGTCCCGGGTCGGCGTCGACGACCACCTCCTCGGGGTGCTCGACGCCGTACTGGTCCAGGCCGGTCCAGCGTCCCGCTCGGACGAACCCGGCAACCCGCACGGCCTCCGCCACCTCGACGGCGTTATCAAGGTCAGCGACGACCATTTGGATGTCGATGAGGTCCTTGGCGGGTAGGCCGGCGACGGAGGTGGAGCCGATGTGGTCTACGCGCAGTATCCGGCCATCCGCGGCGGCTACCAGCCTGGCGATCAGACGGCGGGCCTGCACCGGCCAGGTGGGATCGGAACCGGACAGCACCGGCTGGCGGCGCCTTGGAGCCCGCCGACCATCCCGTAGGTTCGCCTCGAACGGCACCAGACGATCACTCCACACCTGCGACACGGCGCGGCCCAGCTCGTCGGCCGCGACGCTGGTGTCAATACACACGTCAGCGGCCTCCTGCGAAGAAACGTCGAAGCCCGCCCCCGGCACGCCAGCCAGCAGCACCAGAGGAAGCACCGCAGCCGATCCAGCGACCGCCGCCGGTGGGACCCGCTGGATGACGATGGCGTCGCTGCCCTCGACCTGTTCCCGCGTCAGCCCTACATCAGGCCCTGCGGCGTCAGCCGGGACCGGACCGACAACCGTCGCACCGAGTTCCGCTAGCAACCCGGCCAGGCCGGGCCCCGCTTCATCGATCA encodes:
- the coaE gene encoding dephospho-CoA kinase, giving the protein MLKIGLIDEAGPGLAGLLAELGATVVGPVPADAAGPDVGLTREQVEGSDAIVIQRVPPAAVAGSAAVLPLVLLAGVPGAGFDVSSQEAADVCIDTSVAADELGRAVSQVWSDRLVPFEANLRDGRRAPRRRQPVLSGSDPTWPVQARRLIARLVAAADGRILRVDHIGSTSVAGLPAKDLIDIQMVVADLDNAVEVAEAVRVAGFVRAGRWTGLDQYGVEHPEEVVVDADPGRPVNINIRAVDAPVWRQALLFRDWLRATPPERMEYAALKRGLAADGTHVDDYSRDKMPWIHAALTRAARWAQRSGWQP